The following proteins are co-located in the Terriglobales bacterium genome:
- a CDS encoding cation:proton antiporter, protein MHLDILGQIGLAIVTATVFAIVAKHLRQPVILGYMAAGVVIGPTEGFGWISAHDIEPISELGLILLLFMIGLEIDLKKLRKAGTPVLAAGVLQFLICVALGLRFAPLIGIHGDGVTPFSNLYYAVAVALSSTMIVVKLLYDKFELDSLPGRITLGVLVFQDIWAILFLALQPNLAHPTATVLVVSLAKGAGLIAFALVVSRYLLPVVFRSIAKLPEVLLIGALAWCFGISMLAAWLGLSREMGALIAGVSISTFPYNLDVIAKVISLRDFFITLFFVTLGAQIPKPTGGMLLLAGATAVFLIASRFVAITPVLWALKLGNRASIIPAINLSQLSEFSLVICALGVSLGHIPESLLSLMVVTLVITSLTSTYGILFNHELFERLNPVLVRLGMRDLSHEDTIKFKVRSKPIVLLGFSLDASSLLHELLLKDPELSDKVAVVDFNPDVKKELDRRGIANVYGDISHSDTLHHANIADARVLLSTIPDPFLKGTSNVRLLKQLRRLAPEALTIMTAHRLPIADELYADGASFVYIPRLMSVRELRDVVLGALHSDLADERRAAQEELLTRAEVLP, encoded by the coding sequence ATGCACCTCGACATTCTCGGACAGATCGGCCTCGCCATTGTCACGGCGACGGTGTTCGCCATCGTGGCGAAGCACCTGCGCCAGCCGGTGATCCTCGGCTACATGGCCGCGGGCGTGGTGATCGGTCCGACCGAGGGCTTCGGATGGATCTCGGCGCACGACATCGAGCCCATCTCGGAGCTCGGCCTCATCCTGCTGCTCTTCATGATCGGTCTGGAGATCGACCTGAAGAAGCTGCGCAAGGCAGGCACGCCGGTGCTCGCGGCCGGCGTGCTGCAGTTCCTGATCTGCGTCGCGTTAGGACTCCGGTTCGCGCCGCTGATCGGGATCCACGGCGACGGCGTAACCCCCTTCAGCAATCTGTACTACGCCGTCGCTGTGGCTCTTTCTTCCACCATGATCGTGGTCAAGCTGCTGTACGACAAATTCGAACTCGACAGCCTGCCCGGCCGCATCACGCTCGGCGTCCTGGTCTTCCAGGACATCTGGGCCATCCTCTTCCTCGCGCTGCAGCCGAACCTGGCGCACCCCACCGCGACCGTGCTGGTCGTCTCGCTCGCCAAGGGCGCCGGGCTCATCGCGTTCGCGCTGGTGGTGAGCCGCTACCTGCTGCCGGTCGTCTTCCGCTCGATCGCCAAGCTGCCCGAGGTGCTGCTCATCGGCGCCCTGGCGTGGTGCTTCGGCATCTCGATGCTGGCGGCGTGGCTCGGCCTCTCGCGCGAAATGGGCGCGCTCATCGCCGGCGTCTCCATCTCTACCTTCCCCTATAACCTCGACGTCATCGCCAAGGTCATCAGCCTACGCGATTTCTTCATCACGCTGTTCTTCGTCACGCTCGGCGCGCAGATCCCCAAGCCGACCGGCGGGATGCTGCTGCTGGCTGGCGCGACCGCGGTGTTCCTGATCGCGTCGCGTTTCGTAGCCATCACGCCGGTCCTGTGGGCGCTGAAGCTCGGCAATCGCGCCAGCATCATCCCCGCCATCAATCTTTCGCAGTTGAGCGAGTTCTCGCTCGTGATCTGCGCCCTTGGCGTAAGCCTCGGGCACATTCCGGAGAGCCTGTTGTCCTTGATGGTCGTGACGCTGGTCATCACGTCACTCACTTCCACCTACGGCATCCTGTTCAACCATGAGCTCTTCGAGCGGCTCAACCCCGTGCTGGTGCGGCTCGGCATGCGCGACCTTTCGCATGAGGACACCATCAAGTTCAAGGTGCGCTCCAAGCCCATCGTGCTTCTCGGCTTCTCGCTCGACGCCAGTTCCCTACTGCACGAGCTGCTGCTCAAGGATCCCGAGCTGAGCGACAAGGTCGCGGTCGTCGACTTCAATCCCGACGTGAAGAAGGAGCTCGACCGGCGCGGCATCGCCAACGTCTATGGCGACATCAGCCACTCCGACACGCTGCACCACGCCAACATCGCCGACGCGCGCGTGCTGCTCAGTACCATCCCCGATCCCTTCCTTAAGGGGACGTCGAACGTGCGGCTGCTGAAGCAGCTGAGGCGGCTGGCGCCGGAGGCGCTGACCATCATGACGGCGCACCGGTTGCCCATCGCCGACGAGCTCTACGCCGACGGCGCGTCGTTCGTGTACATCCCACGATTGATGAGCGTGCGCGAGCTGCGCGACGTGGTGCTGGGCGCGCTCCACTCCGACCTTGCCGACGAGCGGCGCGCCGCCCAGGAAGAGCTTCTCACTCGCGCCGAAGTGCTCCCCTAG
- the ahcY gene encoding adenosylhomocysteinase translates to MPAKTKKGTMVTATTTELRGDVKNLELADQGKKRIEWANQSMPVLQSIRKDFIKNQPLKGVRIAACLHVTTETANLAITLRDGGADVALCASNPLSTQDDVAASLVRDYNIPTFAIKGEDNDTYYQHILAALDHKPHVTMDDGADLVSTALTKRTDVLPAIIGGTEETTTGVIRLRAMAKEGVLKYPIIAVNDALTKHMFDNRYGTGQSTIDGVVRATNVLIAGSKFVIAGYGWCGKGLAMRAKGMGADVIVTEIEPTRALEAVMDGFRVMSMNEAAKVGDVFVTVTGNKTVINKEHFELMKNGAIVANSGHFNVEIDIPALEKMASSRRAMREFVEEFALKDGKRIYLLGEGRLINLASAEGHPASVMDMSFANQALCVEHLTRNHKQMEKRVYAVPEELDKRVAKLKLEAMGIKIDRLTPEQEEYLASWSEGT, encoded by the coding sequence ATGCCCGCAAAGACCAAGAAGGGAACCATGGTTACGGCTACGACGACCGAACTCCGCGGCGATGTGAAGAACCTCGAACTCGCCGACCAAGGCAAGAAGCGCATCGAGTGGGCGAACCAGTCGATGCCGGTGCTGCAGTCCATCCGCAAGGACTTCATCAAGAACCAGCCGCTGAAGGGCGTGCGCATCGCGGCGTGCCTCCACGTGACCACCGAGACGGCGAACCTCGCCATCACGCTGCGCGACGGCGGCGCCGACGTCGCGCTGTGCGCTTCGAACCCGCTCTCCACGCAAGACGACGTGGCGGCTTCGCTGGTGCGCGACTACAACATCCCGACCTTCGCCATCAAGGGCGAGGACAACGACACCTACTACCAGCACATCCTCGCCGCGCTCGACCACAAGCCCCACGTCACCATGGACGACGGCGCCGACCTGGTCTCGACCGCGCTCACCAAGCGCACCGACGTGCTGCCCGCGATCATCGGCGGCACCGAGGAGACCACGACCGGCGTCATCCGCCTGCGCGCGATGGCCAAGGAAGGCGTGCTCAAGTACCCCATCATCGCGGTCAACGACGCGCTCACCAAGCACATGTTCGACAATCGCTATGGCACCGGCCAGTCCACCATCGACGGCGTGGTGCGGGCGACCAACGTGCTGATCGCGGGCTCCAAGTTCGTGATCGCCGGTTATGGCTGGTGCGGCAAGGGCCTGGCGATGCGCGCCAAAGGCATGGGCGCCGACGTCATCGTCACCGAGATCGAGCCTACGCGCGCGCTCGAGGCGGTGATGGACGGCTTCCGCGTGATGTCGATGAACGAGGCCGCGAAGGTCGGCGACGTGTTCGTCACCGTCACCGGCAACAAGACCGTTATCAACAAAGAGCACTTCGAGCTGATGAAGAACGGCGCCATCGTCGCCAACTCCGGCCACTTCAACGTGGAGATCGACATCCCGGCGCTGGAGAAGATGGCCAGCTCGCGCCGCGCGATGCGCGAGTTTGTCGAGGAGTTCGCGCTGAAAGACGGCAAGCGCATCTACCTGCTGGGCGAGGGTCGGCTCATCAACCTGGCGTCGGCGGAAGGCCACCCGGCCAGCGTGATGGACATGAGCTTCGCCAACCAGGCGCTGTGCGTCGAGCACCTGACGCGCAATCACAAGCAGATGGAGAAGAGGGTTTACGCCGTGCCGGAAGAGCTCGACAAGCGCGTCGCCAAGCTGAAACTGGAAGCGATGGGCATCAAGATCGACCGGCTCACGCCCGAGCAGGAGGAGTACCTGGCGAGCTGGAGCGAAGGCACCTAG
- the metK gene encoding methionine adenosyltransferase, producing the protein MSKSRYLFTSESVTEGHPDKIADAISDSIVDACLTEDPHSRVACETLLTTGLAFIAGEITTKAYVDFPSIVRGTVKAVGYTDASYGFDSETCSVISSIHEQSPDIAMGVDPGGAGDQGMMFGYATNETEEFMPMPILLAHKLTQRLAEVRKTGKLEYLRPDGKSQVTVEYDEHHKPKRVDAVVISTQHSETVDNKKLRADVLEHVIQAVIPAQLLDADTKYHINPTGRFVVGGPMGDTGLTGRKIIVDTYGGMGRHGGGAFSGKDPTKVDRSAAYMARYIAKNIVAAGLADRCEVQLAYAIGVAEPVSVLVDTFGTGKAPNEKIQAAVREHFQLTPKGIIESLNLRRPIYKKTAAYGHFGRKDPDFTWEKTDKADALRGALAGRAEAHAKASK; encoded by the coding sequence GTGAGCAAGAGCCGTTACCTTTTCACCTCGGAATCAGTGACCGAAGGCCATCCCGACAAGATCGCCGACGCGATCTCGGATTCGATCGTCGACGCCTGCCTGACCGAAGACCCGCACAGCCGCGTGGCCTGCGAGACGCTGCTGACCACCGGCCTGGCGTTCATCGCCGGCGAGATCACCACCAAGGCTTACGTGGACTTCCCCTCCATCGTGCGCGGCACGGTGAAGGCCGTCGGGTACACCGATGCGTCGTATGGTTTCGATAGCGAGACGTGCTCGGTGATCAGCTCGATCCACGAGCAGTCGCCCGATATCGCCATGGGCGTGGACCCGGGCGGCGCCGGCGACCAGGGCATGATGTTCGGCTACGCCACCAACGAGACGGAAGAGTTCATGCCGATGCCCATCCTGCTGGCGCACAAGCTCACGCAGCGGCTGGCGGAGGTCCGCAAGACCGGGAAGCTCGAGTACCTGCGCCCCGACGGCAAGTCGCAGGTCACGGTGGAATATGACGAGCACCACAAGCCGAAGCGCGTGGACGCGGTCGTCATCTCCACGCAGCACTCCGAGACGGTGGACAACAAGAAGCTGCGCGCCGATGTGCTGGAGCACGTGATCCAGGCGGTCATCCCGGCGCAGCTGCTCGACGCCGACACCAAGTACCACATCAACCCGACCGGCCGCTTCGTCGTGGGCGGGCCGATGGGCGACACCGGCCTCACCGGCCGCAAGATCATCGTCGACACCTACGGCGGCATGGGCCGGCACGGCGGCGGCGCGTTCTCGGGCAAGGACCCGACGAAGGTCGACCGCTCGGCGGCGTACATGGCGCGCTACATCGCGAAGAACATCGTCGCGGCCGGCCTCGCCGACCGCTGCGAGGTGCAGCTCGCCTACGCCATCGGCGTGGCCGAGCCGGTGAGCGTGCTGGTCGACACCTTCGGCACCGGCAAGGCGCCGAACGAGAAGATCCAGGCGGCGGTGCGCGAGCACTTCCAGCTCACGCCCAAGGGCATCATCGAATCGCTCAACCTGCGGCGCCCCATCTACAAGAAGACGGCGGCCTACGGCCACTTCGGCCGCAAGGACCCCGACTTCACGTGGGAGAAGACCGACAAGGCCGACGCGCTGCGCGGCGCGCTCGCCGGCAGGGCCGAGGCGCACGCCAAGGCGTCGAAGTAA